A genome region from Pseudomonas helmanticensis includes the following:
- a CDS encoding TauD/TfdA dioxygenase family protein has product MSAATATPSAAIAAPQTFEIRPFSGAVGAEIIGLDLTRPINDQDFARIHRAHLDHHVVVFRDQPITPQQQIDFSRRFGVLQIHVLKQFLLANHPEILIVSNIVENGQNIGLGDAGKFWHSDLSYKELPSLGSMLHAQELPSEGGDTLFADMHKAWDSLPAELRKAVEGRSAAHSYTARYSETKFEGNWRPTLTPEQLAQVAEVVHPVVRTHPENGRKALFVSEGFTTRIVGLPEDESQQLLSELYAHSVLAQNIYRHQWQPHDLVFWDNRSLIHLAAGCPAHLRRKLYRTTIQGDAPF; this is encoded by the coding sequence ATGTCCGCAGCTACTGCTACCCCAAGCGCCGCGATCGCAGCGCCGCAAACCTTCGAAATTCGTCCGTTCAGCGGTGCCGTTGGCGCCGAGATCATTGGCCTCGACCTCACACGGCCGATCAATGATCAGGACTTCGCGCGCATCCACCGCGCGCACCTCGATCACCACGTGGTGGTGTTCCGTGATCAGCCAATCACCCCGCAACAGCAAATCGACTTCAGCCGTCGCTTCGGCGTGTTGCAGATCCATGTGCTCAAGCAGTTCCTGCTGGCCAATCACCCGGAAATCCTCATCGTTTCCAACATCGTCGAAAACGGCCAGAACATCGGCCTCGGCGATGCCGGTAAATTCTGGCACTCCGACCTTTCCTATAAAGAGCTGCCAAGTCTCGGCTCGATGCTGCACGCGCAAGAGCTGCCTTCCGAGGGCGGTGACACCTTGTTCGCCGACATGCACAAAGCCTGGGACAGCCTGCCCGCAGAGCTGCGCAAAGCGGTCGAAGGCCGCAGCGCCGCGCACTCCTACACGGCGCGTTACAGCGAAACCAAATTCGAAGGCAACTGGCGCCCGACCCTGACGCCCGAGCAACTCGCGCAGGTCGCCGAAGTGGTGCACCCGGTAGTGCGCACGCACCCGGAAAACGGCCGCAAGGCGCTGTTTGTCAGCGAAGGTTTCACCACGCGCATCGTCGGCCTGCCGGAAGACGAAAGCCAACAACTGCTGAGCGAGCTCTACGCCCACAGCGTGTTGGCGCAAAACATCTACCGCCATCAGTGGCAGCCCCACGACCTGGTGTTCTGGGACAACCGCTCGCTGATCCACCTTGCCGCCGGCTGCCCCGCGCACCTGCGCCGCAAGCTGTATCGCACGACCATTCAGGGCGACGCGCCTTTCTGA
- a CDS encoding HlyD family type I secretion periplasmic adaptor subunit gives MLLKSGFKDSIRRYFKGTASLQGQPLPEVNKALIEDAPRVVRLTIWAIIGFFVFLMLWANFAVIDEVTKGDGKAIPSSKIQKIQNLEGGIVSELFVKEGQIVEAGAPLIRLDDTRFASNVGETEADRLSMLLRVERLSAEVDDRPLNFPEDVLKAVPGQAKSEESLYISRRQQLHDEIGGLQEQLIQRQQELREFGSKQAQYRQQLGLQRQEINMSEPLVAQGAVSPVEVLRLKRAEVETRGQLDATTLAIPRAESAIKEVQRKIDETRGKFRSEALTQLNEARTDLNKASATGKALEDRVSRTLVTSPVRGIVNKLLVNTIGGVIQPGSDLVEIVPLDDTLLVEAKIRPQDIAFLHPGQEATVKFTAYDYTIYGGLKAKLEQIGADTITDEDKKTTYYIIKVRTERSHLGTDEKPLLIIPGMVASVDIITGKKSVLSYLLKPIIRARAEALHER, from the coding sequence GTGTTGCTTAAGTCGGGCTTCAAGGATTCGATCCGTCGCTACTTCAAAGGCACTGCTTCGCTGCAGGGCCAGCCGCTGCCGGAGGTCAACAAGGCGCTGATCGAGGACGCCCCGCGCGTCGTGCGCCTGACCATCTGGGCGATCATCGGCTTCTTCGTCTTCCTCATGCTCTGGGCCAACTTCGCCGTGATCGACGAAGTGACCAAGGGCGACGGCAAGGCGATTCCGTCGTCGAAGATTCAGAAAATCCAGAACCTTGAGGGCGGGATCGTCTCTGAACTGTTCGTCAAGGAAGGCCAGATCGTCGAGGCCGGCGCACCGCTGATTCGCCTCGACGACACACGATTTGCTTCCAACGTCGGCGAAACCGAGGCCGATCGTCTGTCGATGCTGCTGCGGGTCGAGCGCCTCAGCGCCGAAGTCGATGACCGTCCGCTGAATTTTCCCGAGGACGTGCTCAAAGCCGTGCCGGGTCAGGCGAAAAGTGAAGAATCGCTGTACATCAGCCGCCGTCAGCAACTGCACGACGAGATCGGTGGTTTGCAGGAGCAACTGATTCAGCGTCAGCAAGAGCTGCGCGAATTCGGCTCCAAGCAAGCGCAGTATCGTCAGCAACTCGGCTTGCAGCGTCAGGAAATCAACATGTCCGAGCCACTCGTGGCGCAGGGCGCGGTGTCCCCGGTGGAAGTCTTGCGTCTGAAGCGCGCCGAGGTGGAAACCCGTGGTCAGCTGGACGCCACGACGCTGGCGATTCCGCGTGCCGAATCGGCGATCAAGGAAGTGCAGCGCAAGATCGACGAAACGCGCGGCAAATTCCGCAGTGAAGCGCTGACCCAGCTCAACGAAGCGCGCACCGACCTAAACAAGGCCAGCGCCACCGGCAAAGCTCTGGAAGACCGCGTCAGCCGTACGCTGGTGACATCGCCGGTGCGCGGCATCGTCAACAAGTTGCTGGTCAACACCATCGGCGGTGTGATCCAGCCGGGCAGCGACCTGGTGGAAATCGTGCCGCTGGACGACACCTTGCTGGTCGAAGCGAAGATCCGTCCACAGGACATCGCGTTCCTGCACCCGGGGCAGGAAGCGACGGTGAAATTCACCGCGTACGACTACACCATTTACGGTGGGCTGAAAGCCAAGCTTGAGCAGATCGGTGCCGACACCATCACCGATGAAGACAAGAAAACCACCTACTACATCATCAAGGTGCGCACTGAGCGCAGCCACCTCGGCACGGACGAGAAGCCCTTGCTGATCATCCCGGGGATGGTCGCGTCGGTGGATATCATCACCGGCAAGAAGTCGGTGTTGAGCTATTTGCTCAAGCCGATCATCCGCGCACGGGCCGAGGCGTTGCACGAACGCTAA
- a CDS encoding type I secretion system permease/ATPase, translated as MESEVSRVHLSHDPRALHDDPLLDGLLALCMLHQKPASAAMLTTGLPLPKQRLSVELLPRAAARAGLQGRVLQRKLEEIPAIAMPALLLLKDGRSAVLLGWQGENEARVLLSESDGGESIVSRELLADDYTGKVFFAQPQHKFDVNHGTLIPRARSWFRDTLKRSRWLYADAIAASFLINIIAMAAPLFVMNVYDRVVPNQAEATLWVLALGITGAYLFDLILKSLRSLCLDLAGKKTDLIISATLFERIVGMSMKYRPARVGSFAQNIHEFQSLRDFLASLTLTSLIDLPFTILIFIVIAILGGHLVWIPVLAFPIALLIGYALQKPLVATMERTMALGAERQSSLIETLAGLDAVKVNNAESERQYQWEQTIGTLSRLELRVKMLSGLAMNITLLIQQLAGVIMIVFGVYQIIAGNLSMGGLIACYMLSGRALSPLASLSGLLTRYQQARVTMTSVDQMMELPQERNFEERPLSRKVLQGAIECRQLNFTYPEQQNPALKNINLVIRPGEKIGIIGRSGSGKSSLAKLLVGLYQPDDGALLVDGVDIRQIDVSELRYNIGYVPQDIQLLAGTLRDNLVSGARYVEDELVLQAAELAGVHEFARLHPQGYELQVGERGQNLSGGQRQNVALARALLLNPPILLMDEPTSAMDNTGEERLKQRLAAVIENKTVVLVTHRASLLSLVDRLLVIDRGQILADGPKAAVMEALKKGQISVA; from the coding sequence GTGGAATCAGAAGTCAGTCGAGTTCATCTCAGTCATGATCCACGCGCGTTGCACGACGATCCGTTACTGGATGGTCTGCTCGCCCTTTGCATGCTGCACCAGAAACCCGCCAGCGCGGCGATGCTGACCACCGGCCTGCCGCTGCCCAAACAGCGTTTGAGTGTCGAGTTGCTGCCCCGCGCGGCGGCTCGCGCCGGCCTGCAAGGGCGGGTGCTGCAGCGCAAACTGGAAGAAATTCCGGCGATCGCCATGCCCGCGCTGCTGCTGCTCAAGGATGGCCGCAGCGCCGTCCTGCTCGGCTGGCAAGGTGAAAACGAGGCGCGGGTGTTGCTCAGCGAAAGCGATGGCGGCGAGTCGATTGTCAGCCGCGAACTGCTCGCCGACGATTACACCGGCAAAGTCTTCTTCGCCCAGCCGCAACACAAATTCGACGTCAACCACGGCACGCTGATTCCGCGTGCGCGCTCGTGGTTCCGTGACACCCTCAAGCGTTCGCGCTGGCTCTACGCCGATGCGATCGCCGCGAGTTTCCTGATCAACATCATCGCCATGGCCGCGCCGCTGTTCGTGATGAACGTCTACGACCGCGTCGTGCCGAACCAGGCCGAAGCGACCCTGTGGGTCTTGGCCCTCGGGATTACCGGCGCCTACCTCTTCGACCTGATCCTCAAGAGCCTGCGCAGCCTGTGCCTGGATCTGGCCGGGAAGAAAACCGACCTGATCATCTCGGCGACGCTGTTCGAACGCATCGTCGGCATGTCGATGAAATACCGCCCGGCGCGGGTCGGCAGCTTTGCGCAGAACATCCATGAGTTCCAGAGCCTGCGCGACTTCCTCGCCTCGCTGACCCTGACCAGCCTGATCGATCTGCCGTTCACCATCCTGATCTTCATTGTCATCGCCATTCTCGGCGGGCATCTGGTGTGGATTCCGGTGCTGGCGTTCCCGATTGCCCTGCTGATCGGCTATGCGTTGCAGAAGCCGCTGGTGGCAACCATGGAACGCACCATGGCCCTCGGTGCCGAGCGCCAGTCGAGCCTGATCGAAACCCTCGCCGGCCTCGATGCGGTCAAGGTCAACAACGCTGAAAGCGAACGTCAGTACCAGTGGGAGCAGACCATCGGCACCCTCAGCCGCCTCGAACTGCGGGTGAAAATGCTTTCCGGCCTGGCGATGAACATCACCCTGCTGATCCAGCAGCTGGCCGGGGTGATCATGATCGTTTTCGGCGTGTACCAGATCATCGCTGGCAACCTGAGCATGGGCGGTCTGATTGCCTGCTACATGCTCAGCGGTCGCGCGCTCAGCCCGCTGGCGTCGCTGTCCGGTCTGTTGACCCGTTATCAGCAAGCCCGCGTGACCATGACGTCGGTCGACCAGATGATGGAGCTGCCGCAAGAGCGCAATTTCGAAGAGCGCCCGCTGAGCCGCAAGGTTCTGCAGGGCGCCATCGAGTGCCGCCAGCTCAACTTCACTTATCCGGAACAACAGAACCCGGCGCTGAAGAACATCAATCTGGTAATCCGTCCCGGCGAGAAGATCGGCATCATCGGCCGCAGCGGCTCGGGTAAAAGCTCCCTCGCCAAATTGCTGGTCGGCCTCTATCAGCCGGACGACGGCGCCTTGCTGGTCGACGGCGTGGACATCCGCCAGATCGACGTCAGCGAATTGCGCTACAACATTGGCTACGTGCCGCAAGACATCCAACTGCTGGCCGGTACCCTGCGTGACAACCTGGTTTCCGGCGCGCGTTATGTCGAAGACGAACTTGTCCTGCAAGCCGCTGAACTGGCTGGCGTCCACGAATTCGCCCGTCTGCACCCGCAAGGTTATGAGCTGCAAGTCGGCGAGCGCGGACAAAACCTCTCCGGCGGCCAACGGCAGAACGTCGCACTGGCCCGGGCGCTGTTGCTCAATCCGCCCATCCTTTTGATGGATGAACCGACCAGCGCCATGGACAACACCGGTGAAGAACGCCTCAAGCAACGCCTCGCCGCCGTGATCGAAAACAAGACCGTGGTGCTGGTCACGCACCGGGCTTCACTGTTGTCGCTGGTCGATCGTTTGCTGGTGATCGACCGTGGACAGATTCTCGCCGATGGCCCGAAAGCCGCCGTGATGGAAGCGTTGAAGAAGGGGCAGATCAGTGTTGCTTAA